In the Solibacillus sp. FSL K6-1523 genome, one interval contains:
- the fur gene encoding ferric iron uptake transcriptional regulator — MESRIDRIKKQLHSASYKLTPQREATVAVLLEHEEDHLSAEDVYLLVKEKAPEIGLATVYRTLELLTELKVVDKINFGDGVSRYDLRQEGAKHFHHHLVCIECGAVDEIQEDLLEDVEVIVEKRWNFIIKDHRLTFHGICWRCHDQEDNVGDSNA, encoded by the coding sequence ATGGAGAGCCGTATTGATCGAATTAAAAAACAACTGCATAGTGCGAGCTATAAGCTGACGCCACAGCGAGAAGCAACCGTAGCAGTTTTATTAGAGCATGAAGAAGACCATTTAAGTGCTGAAGATGTTTACTTATTAGTAAAAGAAAAAGCACCTGAAATTGGCTTAGCGACAGTATATCGCACACTGGAGCTTTTAACAGAATTGAAAGTCGTTGACAAAATTAATTTTGGTGATGGTGTATCTCGTTATGATTTGCGTCAAGAAGGTGCAAAACATTTCCATCATCATTTAGTTTGTATCGAATGTGGCGCGGTAGACGAAATTCAAGAAGATTTATTAGAGGACGTAGAAGTCATTGTGGAGAAGCGCTGGAACTTTATCATTAAAGACCATCGACTAACATTCCATGGCATTTGCTGGCGTTGTCATGATCAAGAAGACAATGTTGGAGACAGTAATGCTTAG